In the bacterium genome, CCGAGTAGTGGGGCGTTCCCAGGTTCACCGTGCGCAGGTTCCCCGCGCCGGCATTCGACAGGTCCCGGTAGGCGCGCGTGATAGCGTCCGTGGTAACCCTCACCAGGCGCGGCTGGATACCTCCGGTGGCGCTCGCCAGGGTGGGGGCCTCGGGCGTGATCCCGACCACATGCATCATGCCGACCGCTCCCGACGTGGCCGCTCCCGCACCCAGGATCTTGAGCTGATCCTCCGTCGCCGATTCGATGCCGGTGATGGCGGGAACCTCGGATCCGGCCTCGCGTCCCACCAGGATTCCCAGCACGGCGAAGAACTCGTCGGTGAGCCGCGCCCTCTCCGCTATCCCCGAGACATCGATCCTGACACGGGCGCGGCGGTGCCCGTCCAGGTAGAGGCCGAACTCCGGCGCTCGGCCGGTGAGGGCGGCGGCCATGTCGGCGAAGTCGCCGAACCGGGGTGTCCGGGCGCCGAGCACCGAGTTGGCGAACACGATGGCGTTCGACTCCCCCCAGGCGACGCGATCGCCGAAGCCGGGACGCTCCTCCAACTGGTAGGGAGCGCAGGTCCAGGTCGGGGAGGCGCCCATGTCGAGGTAGGCCCGCGTCATGGCCAGGGCGGCATCCCGGGTCGCGTCGTCCCCGCGGAAGAGATCGGGATGGAGCAGATCCAGCGAGGAGACGTTGAGGGTGGTGGGCACGGCCACTCTGCCACCCTCGTCACGCAGCCGGGTGGCGAAGTCCAGGCTGGCCCGGCCGAGATACAGCGTGCCGTCGATGTGGGCGCCCGAGATGTCGATCATCCGGCGGGCGCCGGTGGCGCGCGCCATGCCCACCAGGATGCGCATGGCGAGGGCCTGTGCCTCGCTGCCCTCGCCGCGCAGCATGGCCTGATCCTCGTCGGCCAGGAAGGGGTTCATTCACGTCCTGTGTGGTCGGCGCCGGTCGCGGATTGTATTGGTCGGGTCGGCTCGGACTCGCCGGGCGTAGCTGGAGGCTCCGATCGCCACTACTCTCGGCGGTCAATGGCGCTTGCGCAGTCTTTTCTCGATCAGTTCGACGAGCCCTTCGGTTACATGGACTTCGCCTCGATCGGCGCCATGTCGATCCCTGCCCGCGCCGGCCTCCAGGAGATGGCCGACACCATGTCGGGCAGCCCCGGACGGCTGGTGCCGATCGTGATGGACCGGGTCGAGACGGCCCGCCGCCGGGGCGCCCGCTTGGTGGGTGTCCCTCCCGGGCAGGTGACCGTGGTGCCCAGCACATCCGCGGGCCTGTTCGCGGTCGCATTCGGCCTGGCCGGCGGGTCGGTGGTGGTGCCCGAGACCGAGTTCCCGGCCAACCTCTACCCCTGGGTGCGGGCCGCCGAGGCGGGACGCATCGACCTGAGGACGTTCCCGGTTCCGGGGGGCCGGCTGACGGCTGATCTGGTGGCGCGCGCGGTTGACGACGGCACCACGGCGGTGGCGCTCAGCCATGTCGATTACCGCACCGGCTTCCGGTGCGACCTGCCCGCCATCCGGGAGGCGGCCGGACGGGCGCTCCTGGTGGTCGACGCAGTCCAGGGCCTGGGCGCGCTCCGGTTCAGCATGGAGGGCGTGGATGTGATGGTGGCGGGCGGTCACAAGTGGCTCCGGGCCGGGGGAGGGGCCGGGCTGATCGCAGTATCCGAGCGGGCCCTGGAACGGCTCCGGCCTGCCATGACCGGGTGGCTCGGCGTCGTCGATCCGTTCGATACCGCCGCCCCGCTCCCGCATCCGCCCCTCGACGGCGCCGACCGGTTCGTCATGGGAAGCGCGGGCTTCCCCGCGGTCGCAGCCCTCGCCGAGTCGCTGCGGGTCCTGCAAACCGTCTCGATGGAAGACGTGGAGGCGGCGGTCATCGCCCGATCCACGGCCGTGGAAGAGGAAGCTCGCAAGGCAGGCGCCCGGGTACTGAGTCCGTGGCGCGGGGACGGCGAGCGCAGCGGCATCGTCAGCTTCACCCTCGCCCGGGATTCGTCCGCGGATGTGCACGCCCGTCTCACCGCGGAGGGTTTCACCCTGACCGAACGAAACGGAATGCTGCGGGTTGCCCCGCATGCCAGCACCCACCCCGACGCTCCGGCAGCCATGGGCGAAGTACTCGCCAAATAGTGCCCGTGGTTGTTGTTGCCGTTTGATCGTAGATGTTGGGCTGGGCTAATCATTGGATTCATGACTAGAGTAGGGATTGACTCGGTTAGGTCGCCGGCGGCGGTCGTGACAGAGTCAAGCAAGAGTGGCGGCACGCTGGTTCGGCAGAGCATCCCTCGGGTAGCTCACCAGCAGTGCCGCCGTTCTACATCCCATACGATATGTGATCAACAACTAGCAACTAACAACTAGCAACTAGATACTTCCGGCTTCCTCGAGTTCGCCCACGGCTCGGGCGGCATCCTCCAGATCGCCTTCGACGACCACGGTGGCCACCTCGCCGACGGACTCCGGATACGGGTCGTTCCGGGGTTCCGCCCCCACCCAGATCACCCGCCGTACCCCGGCGTTGCGGGCTGCCTCGGCCCATCCGTCCAGGACGTCATCCGGGTGTTCGGCGAAGGCTCGGTCGCGGTCGTCATAGGCCGCTTCGGTCACCAGAACCGCGCAGAAGCAATAGAGCGCCGCCGCTTCCACGTGCGAGCTGTCGGAAACGTCCCCTAGGGCGACCTTCACACCCCGTTCCTTGAGACGGTCGGCGGCCGTGTCACGGGTGATGAAGGCCCGGACCTCGGCCGCCGAACGGCAGACTGTCGAGATGATGGCATCGCCGATCGGTGTGTCGGCGCCCACGACTATCACTGGCATACCAACAAACTATCAGTTCGGGGGATTTTGGGCCGGGCCCGCACGGGTGTGTAGGCGGATGCCGGAAAGACGGGATGGGTCGGTCCGGCCCCTCTACTCTGGGGCTCGTTGCCGGCTTGCGGACCAACTGGACATTTCTCAGTACCCGCCTACCATGACGGATTCGGCCGCCCGCCCGAGGAGGCCGTCCCGGTTGGATTCGTGACCGACCAACACCCCTCCCGACGCTGCCGGAGGATTCGTAATAGGGATGCGATGGGGGAGAAGAAGTTGATGCCCGGTTTGTACCGGAGCCAATTCGAGCATGAGGCTTGCGGAGTCAACTTCGTCGCGGACCTGAAGGGGAAGCGCAGCCACCATCTCGTCATGCTGGCGATGGGGGCGGCGGAGAGCATGACGCATCGTGGTGCGACGGGGTCCGACCCCGAAACCGGAGACGGGGCCGGCATCCTGCTGCAGGTTCCCGATCGTTTCCTGAGGGCCGCCGTTCCTTTCGAGCTGCCGCCGATAGGTCGCTACGCCACGGGTATCGCCTTCTTCCCCGACCGCCATGATCTGACTGCGGAGGGAATCCGGAGGGTCGAGGAGATCGTGGCCGACGAGGGCCTCGAGGTGCTCGGCTGGCGGGAGGTGCAGACCGATCCGTCCGTGATAGGGAGCGATGCCCACAAGACGATGCCGGCCATGCGGCAGGTGTTCATCGACGGGAGGGGCGCTTCCGGGATGGCGCTGGAGCGACGAGCCTACGTGGTACGGAAGCGGATCGAGCACGAGGTGCGCCTGGGGACGGGCGACGGGGGTCCGCAAGAGGCGATCGGCGGGGCGCCCACGATGCACGAGGATGTCTACTTCGCGAGCCTGTCGGGCAGGACCCTCATCTACAAGGGCATGCTCACCGGGTTGCAGCTGCCCGACTTCTTCATCGACCTGCACGACGACCGGGTCGAGAGCGCGATCGCTCTCGTCCACGCCCGATTCTCCACCAACACCTTCCCGATGTGGCCGCTGGCCCATCCCTACCGGATGATCGCCCACAACGGCGAGATCAACACCATCCAGGGCAACCGTAACTTCATGAGATCCCGCGAGAGCCTCCTGGCCACCGACCTGATACCGGATCTCGAACAGGTATTCCCGGTCTGCACTCCCGGTGTTTCCGATACGGCCGGTTTCGACGAGGTGCTGGAACTGCTCTACATGGGCGGGTACTCGCTGCCCGAGGCGGTCCTGATGATGATCCCCGAGCCGTGGGAGAAGCACGAGAGCATGGACCCGGCGGTGCGGGACTTCTACCGCTATCACGCCTCCCTGATGGAGCCATGGGACGGTCCGGCGTCGATCGCCTTCACCGATGGGCGGCAGATCGGCGCGGTGCTCGATCGCAACGGGCTGCGTCCCTCCCGCTACTGGGTCAGCGATGACGACCTGGTGGTCATGGCCTCGGAGGTGGGCGTCACCGACGTTCCCCAGTCCCGCATCGTCGAGAAGGGCCGGCTCCGCCCCGGGAGGATGTTCCTGGTGGACACCGCCAGGGGCCGCATCGTTCGGGACGTGGAGATTAAGAGCGAGTTGGCGACGGCTCGGCCCTACACCGCCTGGCTGGGGGAGGGCCTGGTCCGGCTCGGGGAGCTTCCCGAGGTGACCGCGGATGAGCGAGGCGACCTTCCGGTGCAGGAGCGGCTCCGAGCCTTCGGCTACACCCACGAAGACCTGAAGATGCTGATCGCGCCCATGGCCGGCGGGGGCGAGGAAGCGCTCGGATCGATGGGCACCGACACGCCGCCGGCGGTGCTGTCCGAGCGCAGCCGGCTCCTCTTCGACTATTTCAAGCAGCTGTTCGCCCAGGTGACCAACCCGCCGCTGGACGCCATCCGGGAGGAGTTGGTTACCTCGATGCGGACCACCATCGGGCCGGAGTCCAACCTGTTCCGTCCGGGGCCCCGCTCCTGCAACATGATCGAGCTCGACAGTCCCGTGATCGACAACGGGCAACTCGCTTCCCTGCTCCGCATGGACGAGGTCCCCGCGGTGGGGGGTAAGGCCGCCGTGGTGAGCTGCCACTTCAGCCCCGACGGTGGGGGCGACTCCCTGCGCCGAGCCCTCGAACGGGTGTGCGCCGAGGTCGACGGGCTGATCGAGTCCGGGGCGTGGGCGATAGTGCTGTCCGACCGGGACGTGGGCCCGGACCGGGTTCCGATTCCCTCACTCCTCGCGACGGCCGCCGTTCACCACCACCTGATCCGCACCAGGAACCGCACCCGGATCGGCCTGATCGTCGAGACCGGGGACGCCCGGGAGGTCCATCACCTGTGCCTACTGCTGGGGTACGGCGCCACGGCCGTCAACCCCTACATGGCCTTCGCCGCCATCGACCACATGATCGAGAACGGCAGTCACGGGCTGGCCGGGATGGACCCCGCCAAGGCCCATGCCAACTACGCGAAAGCGGCCGGCAAGGGAATCCTGAAGGTGATGTCGAAGATGGGCATCTCGACCATCGCCTCCTACATCGGGGCACAGATCTTCGAGGCGGTGGGGATCGGCGCCGAGGTGATCGACCCCTACTTCACCGGGACCGTGAGCCGCATCGGGGGTGTCGGCCTCGACGTGATCGCGGCCGAGGCGGTCCACCGGCACCGCAGCGCGTTCGCGGACAACCCAGGCGAGACGGCCCACCGCGACCTGGACGGAGGGGGCGAGTACCAGTGGCGGCGGGAGGGGGAGTACCACCTGTTCAACCCGGAGGTGGTGTACAGGCTCCAGCACTCGACGCGGGCGGGCCGCTACGACCTGTTCAACGAGTATGCCCGTCTCGTGGACGAGCAGGCGGAACGGCTGGGCACCCTGCGGGGTCTCTTCCGGTTCAAGACAGGGGAACGCACCCCTGTGCCCATCGAAGAGGTGGAGCCGGCGTCGGAGATCATGAAGCGGTTCACCACCGGCGCCATGTCCTACGGGTCCATCTCGAAGGAGGCGCACGAGACTCTCGCCATCGCCATGAACAGGATCGGCGGCAAGTCCAACACCGGTGAGGGCGGTGAGGACCCGGTCCGCAACATCCCGGACCCCAACGGTGACCTGCGGCGCAGCGCGGTCAAGCAGGTGGCTTCCGGCCGGTTCGGCGTCACCTCCGAGTACCTGGTGAACGCCGACGATCTCCAGATCAAGATGGCCCAGGGCGCCAAGCCGGGGGAGGGAGGCCAGCTTCCCGGCTACAAGGTCTACCCCTGGATCGCCGAGACCCGGATGTCCACCCCGGGTGTGGGCCTGATATCCCCCCCGCCCCACCACGACATCTACTCGATCGAGGACATCAAGCAGCTCATCCACGACCTGAAGAACTCCAACCCGGAGGCGAGGATCCACGTCAAGCTGGTGGCCCAGATGGGTGTCGGAACCGTGGCGGCCGGGGTTGCCAAGGCGAAGGCCGACGTGGTTCTCATCTCCGGGCACGACGGTGGGACCGGGGCCTCGCCGCTGACGTCCATCAAGCATGCCGGCGGGCCTTGGGAGATCGGTCTGGCCGAGACGCAGCAGACGCTGCTGCTGAACGGTTTGAGGGATCGGATCGTGGTGCAGGCGGACGGGCAGCTGAAGACCGGCCGGGACGTGATGATCGCCGCGCTGCTGGGCGCCGACGAGTACGGGTTCGCCACCGCGCCGCTGGTGGTCTCGGGCTGCATCATGATGAGGGTCTGCCACCTCGACACGTGCCCGGTGGGGGTGGCGACCCAGAACCCGGACTTGCGCAAACGTTTCAACGGTAGGGCGCGCTTCATCGTCAACTTCATGCGTTTTGTCGCCGAGCAGGTGAGGGAACTGCTCGCCGAGCTGGGCTTCCGCAGCCTGGACGAGGCGATCGGCCATGCCGAGTTGCTCGACGTGCGCGACGCCGTGGACCACTGGAAGGGCGACGGTCTCGACCTCTCCCCGATCTTCCACGTGCCCGAACTGGCCCCCGGCCAGGCAAGGAGGCAGACCACCGAGCAGGACCACGGCCTCGCCCAGGCCCTCGACCAGACGCTCATCCAGCTCGCGGAAGGGGCCCTGGCCGGCGGTCCTCCCGTGACCCTGGACCTCCCGGTCCGTAACGTGAACCGCTCGGTGGGAACCCTGCTCGGTTACTACGTCACCAGCCGTCACGGAGCGGCCGGGCTCCCGGATGACTCCATCTCGGTGAACTTCACCGGCATGGGCGGCATGAGCTTCGGGGCTTTCCTACCCAGGGGCGTCACCCTGCGGCTTGTCGGGAGCGCCAACGACTATGTCGGCAAGGGCCTGTCGGGAGGTCGGATCGTGGTCACGCCCCCGCCGGAGGCCCCCTTGGTGGCCGAGGAGAACATCATCGCCGGGAACGTGATCCTCTACGGCGCCACCTCGGGAGAGATGTTCCTGAGGGGCGTGGTGGGGGAGCGCTTCTGCGTCCGCAACTCGGGCGCGGTGGCCGTGGTGGAAGGGGTCGGAGACCACGGTTGCGAGTACATGACCGGTGGGCGAGCGGTGATCCTGGGCCGTACAGGCCGCAACTTCGCCGCCGGAATGTCCGGCGGGATCGCATACGTCTACGACCGGGATGGCTCCTTCCCCGGCCAGGTCAACACCGAGATGGTGTCGCTCGACCCCCTCGACAAGGACGATCTCGCCTTCCTTCGTACCACGCTGGGCGCCCACCTCGCGGAGACGGGTTCAGCCGTGGCCGCCCGGATACTGGATCGATGGGACCGGGAGGTGCGCCGCTTCGTCAAGGTGATGCCGGACGACTACAAGCGGGTGCGTGAAGCGGTGCGGCAGGCCGAGGAGGCCGGCGAGCCGGTGCTCGACGCGATCATGGCGGCGGCCCATGGGTGATGTCCGGGGCTTCCTCACGCACGGGCGCCGGACCCCGGTGCGCCGCCCGGTGGGGCTCCGGGTGCTCGACTGGAGGGAGGTCTACGAGGACTTTCCGGTCACGCAGGTCCGGGATCAGGCCTCCCGGTGCATGGACTGCGGGATCCCCTTCTGCAGCGGGGGCTGCCCGCTCGGCAATCTGATTCCCGACTGGAACGACCTGGTGTACCGCGACAGCTGGCGCCAGGCCATGGATCGGCTGCATGCCACCAACAACTTCCCCGAGTTCACCGGACGGTTGTGCCCGGCGCCCTGCGAGGCGGCCTGCGTGCTCGGCATCAACTCCGACCCGGTGACCATCGAGCAGATCGAGCTGGAGATCGTCGAGAAGGCCTGGGCCGAGGGGTGGGTCACTCCGGTGATGCCCACCACGGTGACCGGCCGAAGCGTGGCGGTGGTCGGATCCGGACCGGCGGGGTTGGCGGCGGCGCAGCAGCTCACCCGGGCCGGCCACGCCGTCACTGTTTTCGAGCGGGATGACCGCATCGGCGGGCTGCTGCGCTACGGCATTCCCGACTTCAAGATGGAGAAGCAGTTCCTGGATCGACGCCTGGACCAGATGGAGGCCGAGGGCACCCGGTTCCGGGTTAACGCCGACGTCGGGGTCGACCCGCCCGCCGATCGGCTCCGGGACGAGTTCGACGCCGTGATACTGGCCGGCGGCGCCACCTTGGCTCGTGACCTGCCGATCCCCGGCCGGGACCTGGACGGCATCCACCAGGCGATGGAGTACCTGACGCCGTCCAACCGTTTGCAGGCGGGCGACCTGTCCACAACCCCGATCTCCGCCCGCGGCAAGCGCGTCATCATCATCGGCGGCGGCGACACCGGCGCGGACTGCCTCGGAACCGCCCACCGCCAGGACGCGGCATCGGTGCACCAGTTCGAGATCATGCCCCGGCCTCCGGATCAGCGGGCCGATTCGACGCCGTGGCCGGTCTGGCCCCTCATGTACCGCGTGTCGGCCGCCCACGAGGAGGGCGGGCAGCGCGAGTTCGCCATCAATACGGAGGAGTTCGTGGGCGACTCCGGCGGACATGTCACCGCGCTCCGGACCCACCGGGTCGACATGACCTTCCGTGACGGCCGGCCTGCCTTCGAGCGACTGGACGATTCCACCGAGGAGTATCCCGCCGACCTGGTGCTCCTGGCGCTGGGCTTCGCCGGCCCGGATCGATCACCCATGCTGGAGCAGCTGGGCGTGGTCATGACCGACCGGGGGAACGTGGCCCGCGACCATCGATGGGCCACGAACATAGAGGGTGTCTTCGTGGCAGGTGACATGGGCCGAGGCCAGTCGCTGATCGTATGGGCCATCGCCGAGGGCAGGAGCTGCGCGGCTGCGGCGGACCGCTATCTCATGGGCGACACCATGCTTCCGGACCCGGTCACCCCGACCGACACCCCCTGGCGCTAGGAGGGTACTGAAAAAGTGTCCAGTCGGCTCGTCATCCCGCAATGAAACCCCAGGTCAAGGCATCACGGGCCAACCTATCCCCGTCTTTTTCAGCACCCTCCTCACCCTGATCACCTTCCACTTCGACACACCGGGCCTATTTCAGGCGCTTCAGCCTCGTGCGTCGTGGGCCGGATCGGATTCCTCACCTCTGAGCCGGGCGGGCTCGACGGCGTGGCGACCGAAACGGACTCTCAGGTCGTCCACGGTCTCCGCCAGGTTCTCCCAGCGCTCCTCGTGGCCGGCCATCATCTGCCGGGGCGCGTCGCCGGGTTGCAGACCGCTGACCGCGACGCCGAGAAGCCGGACGGGCCGGTCGCCCACGCCCGTACGGTCCAGCAGGCGGCAACAGGACCGGTAAAGCACCGTGGACACATCGGTCGCGGACGGCAGGGTCTCGGCGCGGGTGATGGTCCTGAAGTCGGGAAACCGGAGTTTGAGAGACACCGTGCGTCCCGAAAGTCCCGCCCGACGTAGCCTCCACGCGACCTGATCGGCCTGTCGCAACAGTTGGGAACGCAGCGCCTCCGCACCCGAGATGTCATGCTCGAAGGTCTGCTCGACCGAGATCGACTTGGCGTCGCTGCGGGGTTCCACAACCCTCTCGTCGATCCCGTTGGCCAGGCGGTGGAGGTGAGACCCGGTCGCCTCTCCCAGGTGGCGGCGGAGGAGGGGAAGGGGCACGCCGGCCAGCTGACCTATCGTGCCTATTCCCATCGAGGCGAGCTTGCTCCCCGTGGACTTGCCGACCCCCCACAACTCGCGCACGTCCAGGTGTTCCAGGAACGCCTTCTCGCTTCCCTCGGTGACGATAAGGACGCCGTCCGGCTTCGCGTATCCGGATGCCATCTTGGCCAGGTACAGGGAGGTGGCCGCGCCCACCGAGGCCGGAAGGATCAGTTCGTCTCTGATCCGAGCCCGGATGGCCTCGGCCACCGCGCGGCTGTCCGGGTAATGGCGGCGCAGGCCGCGTACATCGAGGAAAGCCTCATCGACGGACAGCCCCTGCACGAGGGGAGTGAAGTCCCGGAATATCGAGAAGACCCGCTCCGAGATCTCTCCGTAACGTCGGTGGCGGGGTGGCACGATCACCAGTCCCGGGCTTGTCCGCCGGGCGGTGCTCATCGGCATAGCCGAGTGGACACCGGTAGCTCGGGCCTCGTAGGAAGCGGACGCGACCACTCCTCTCGGTCCCTCGCCACCGACGACCACAGGCTGTCCCACGAGCCCGGGGTTGTCGAGTCTCTCCACTTCCACGTAGAACGCATCCATGTCCACATGGAGAATGGGCTCGGCGATGCGCGGCTCGTCCATGTGCGGCCAACACTAGGTGATGAGTTGCTAGTCGCTAGTTGCTAGTCATTAGTTGTCTACGACAGCTTGTCTTAGATGAGATCGTTCTAGTGTTCGTAGGCTGTTCGAGTTACCCATCGCGCCCAGCCAAAAGCCGAGAGCTCGCGCTCTTGGTTTTCGTGCTCTGGTTCCGGCCTGGGCTTGGTATCATCAGGGCATATCCATCTGAACGACCGGGCCTTGTTTACCGGTGGCGGAGGCCTCACCATGACGACCACAGTTGATATCGACCTCGGCGCCTACAAGCTGGGCTGGAGCGACCCCGAGGACGAATACGTCTTCAAGCCCGAGAAGGGCCTCTCCGAGGACATCATCCGCGAGATGTCGTTCATCAAGGGCGAGCCGGACTGGATGCTCAACTTCCGCCTCAAGGCCTACCGCCGGTTCCAGGCGCGACCCATGCCCACGTGGGGCGGCGGCGGTCTGCTGGAGGAGATCGACTTCGACGACATCTACTACTACGTCAAGCCGGCCGAGGAGCAGGCCAAGGATTGGGACATGGTGCCCGAGTCCATCAAGGACACCTACGAGAAGTTGGGCATTCCCGAGGCGGAACGCAAGTTCCTGGCCGGTGTTACCGCCCAGTACGAGTCGGAGGTCGTCTACCACCGCAACCGGGAGGACCTGGAGGAGATGGGGGTCCTGTTCATGGACATGGACTCCGCGGTCCGGGACCATCCCGACATCGTCAAGGAACACTTCGGGACGGTGATCCCGCCCAACGACAACAAGTTCGCCGCCCTCAACTCGGCGGTCTGGTCGGGGGGCTCGTTCATCTACGTGCCTCCGGGAGTCCACGTGGACCAGCCTCTCCAGGCCTATTTCAGGATCAACTCGGAGAACATGGGCCAGTTCGAGCGGACGCTGATCATCGTGGACGAGGGCGCCTTCTGCCACTATGTCGAGGGGTGCTCGGCGCCGGTCTACACCACCGACTCCCTCCACTCGGCAGTGGTCGAGATCGTCGTCAAGCGGGGCGGGCGCTGCCGTTACACGACCATCCAGAACTGGTCGAACAACGTCTACAACCTGGTGACCAAGCGGGCGACCGCCTATGCCGACGCCACCATGGAATGGGTGGACGGAAACATCGGGTCCAAGCTGACGATGAAGTACCCGGCGGTGTGGCTCATGGAGCCCGGTGCCCATGGCGAGGTGCTGTCGATCGCCTTCGCCGGCGAGGACCAGCACCAGGACACCGGCGCCAAGATGGTCCATGTCGCTCCGAACACCACCTCCACCATCCTGTCCAAGTCCATCACCAGGGAGGGGGGCCGGGCCGGCTACCGGGGTCTGGTGAGGGTGGAACCCGGCGCCGAGAACGCCAAGTCGTTCGTCCGCTGCGACGCCTTGATCCTGGATGACGACAGCCGCTCCGACACCTACCCCTACATGGAGATCGAGGAGGCCGACACCGAGATCGGTCACGAGGCGACGGTGTCCAAGGTCGGTGAGGAGCAGCTCTTCTACCTGATGAGCCGGGGCCTGACCGAGGACGAAGCCACGTCGATGGTGGTGGCCGGATTCATCGAGCCGATCGTGAAGGAGCTCCCCATGGAGTACGCGGTGGAGATGAACCGGCTCATCGAGTTGAACATGGCCGCTGCCGGAGCCGTAGGCTAGATAGTGGTTTACAGTTACTAGCAACTAGCAACTAGCAACTAGCAACTAGCAACTAGCAACTAGCAACTAGCAACTAAAGATCTATCAGGCTCTTCAGCTCGTATCCGTTGCTGGGGTGCCGGAGCTTCGACAGGGCCCTGCGCTCGATCTGGCGGATGTGCTCCCGGGTGACGCCCAGCCTGGCGCCGATGTCGGTCAGGGTGAGCATCTGGTTTCCCGCCAA is a window encoding:
- a CDS encoding aconitase X catalytic domain-containing protein produces the protein MNPFLADEDQAMLRGEGSEAQALAMRILVGMARATGARRMIDISGAHIDGTLYLGRASLDFATRLRDEGGRVAVPTTLNVSSLDLLHPDLFRGDDATRDAALAMTRAYLDMGASPTWTCAPYQLEERPGFGDRVAWGESNAIVFANSVLGARTPRFGDFADMAAALTGRAPEFGLYLDGHRRARVRIDVSGIAERARLTDEFFAVLGILVGREAGSEVPAITGIESATEDQLKILGAGAATSGAVGMMHVVGITPEAPTLASATGGIQPRLVRVTTDAITRAYRDLSNAGAGNLRTVNLGTPHYSARQIARLQDLLAGRPIHPDVTLYVNTGRDVLASSSEVVRRLEEAGVVFVVDTCTYVTSILPAGSGAAMTDSAKWAYYAPGNLGIDVVFGSASDCVESAVGGRVIRERRPW
- a CDS encoding aminotransferase class V-fold PLP-dependent enzyme; the protein is MALAQSFLDQFDEPFGYMDFASIGAMSIPARAGLQEMADTMSGSPGRLVPIVMDRVETARRRGARLVGVPPGQVTVVPSTSAGLFAVAFGLAGGSVVVPETEFPANLYPWVRAAEAGRIDLRTFPVPGGRLTADLVARAVDDGTTAVALSHVDYRTGFRCDLPAIREAAGRALLVVDAVQGLGALRFSMEGVDVMVAGGHKWLRAGGGAGLIAVSERALERLRPAMTGWLGVVDPFDTAAPLPHPPLDGADRFVMGSAGFPAVAALAESLRVLQTVSMEDVEAAVIARSTAVEEEARKAGARVLSPWRGDGERSGIVSFTLARDSSADVHARLTAEGFTLTERNGMLRVAPHASTHPDAPAAMGEVLAK
- a CDS encoding NAD(P)H-binding protein translates to MPVIVVGADTPIGDAIISTVCRSAAEVRAFITRDTAADRLKERGVKVALGDVSDSSHVEAAALYCFCAVLVTEAAYDDRDRAFAEHPDDVLDGWAEAARNAGVRRVIWVGAEPRNDPYPESVGEVATVVVEGDLEDAARAVGELEEAGSI
- the gltB gene encoding glutamate synthase large subunit, which codes for MPGLYRSQFEHEACGVNFVADLKGKRSHHLVMLAMGAAESMTHRGATGSDPETGDGAGILLQVPDRFLRAAVPFELPPIGRYATGIAFFPDRHDLTAEGIRRVEEIVADEGLEVLGWREVQTDPSVIGSDAHKTMPAMRQVFIDGRGASGMALERRAYVVRKRIEHEVRLGTGDGGPQEAIGGAPTMHEDVYFASLSGRTLIYKGMLTGLQLPDFFIDLHDDRVESAIALVHARFSTNTFPMWPLAHPYRMIAHNGEINTIQGNRNFMRSRESLLATDLIPDLEQVFPVCTPGVSDTAGFDEVLELLYMGGYSLPEAVLMMIPEPWEKHESMDPAVRDFYRYHASLMEPWDGPASIAFTDGRQIGAVLDRNGLRPSRYWVSDDDLVVMASEVGVTDVPQSRIVEKGRLRPGRMFLVDTARGRIVRDVEIKSELATARPYTAWLGEGLVRLGELPEVTADERGDLPVQERLRAFGYTHEDLKMLIAPMAGGGEEALGSMGTDTPPAVLSERSRLLFDYFKQLFAQVTNPPLDAIREELVTSMRTTIGPESNLFRPGPRSCNMIELDSPVIDNGQLASLLRMDEVPAVGGKAAVVSCHFSPDGGGDSLRRALERVCAEVDGLIESGAWAIVLSDRDVGPDRVPIPSLLATAAVHHHLIRTRNRTRIGLIVETGDAREVHHLCLLLGYGATAVNPYMAFAAIDHMIENGSHGLAGMDPAKAHANYAKAAGKGILKVMSKMGISTIASYIGAQIFEAVGIGAEVIDPYFTGTVSRIGGVGLDVIAAEAVHRHRSAFADNPGETAHRDLDGGGEYQWRREGEYHLFNPEVVYRLQHSTRAGRYDLFNEYARLVDEQAERLGTLRGLFRFKTGERTPVPIEEVEPASEIMKRFTTGAMSYGSISKEAHETLAIAMNRIGGKSNTGEGGEDPVRNIPDPNGDLRRSAVKQVASGRFGVTSEYLVNADDLQIKMAQGAKPGEGGQLPGYKVYPWIAETRMSTPGVGLISPPPHHDIYSIEDIKQLIHDLKNSNPEARIHVKLVAQMGVGTVAAGVAKAKADVVLISGHDGGTGASPLTSIKHAGGPWEIGLAETQQTLLLNGLRDRIVVQADGQLKTGRDVMIAALLGADEYGFATAPLVVSGCIMMRVCHLDTCPVGVATQNPDLRKRFNGRARFIVNFMRFVAEQVRELLAELGFRSLDEAIGHAELLDVRDAVDHWKGDGLDLSPIFHVPELAPGQARRQTTEQDHGLAQALDQTLIQLAEGALAGGPPVTLDLPVRNVNRSVGTLLGYYVTSRHGAAGLPDDSISVNFTGMGGMSFGAFLPRGVTLRLVGSANDYVGKGLSGGRIVVTPPPEAPLVAEENIIAGNVILYGATSGEMFLRGVVGERFCVRNSGAVAVVEGVGDHGCEYMTGGRAVILGRTGRNFAAGMSGGIAYVYDRDGSFPGQVNTEMVSLDPLDKDDLAFLRTTLGAHLAETGSAVAARILDRWDREVRRFVKVMPDDYKRVREAVRQAEEAGEPVLDAIMAAAHG
- a CDS encoding glutamate synthase subunit beta translates to MGDVRGFLTHGRRTPVRRPVGLRVLDWREVYEDFPVTQVRDQASRCMDCGIPFCSGGCPLGNLIPDWNDLVYRDSWRQAMDRLHATNNFPEFTGRLCPAPCEAACVLGINSDPVTIEQIELEIVEKAWAEGWVTPVMPTTVTGRSVAVVGSGPAGLAAAQQLTRAGHAVTVFERDDRIGGLLRYGIPDFKMEKQFLDRRLDQMEAEGTRFRVNADVGVDPPADRLRDEFDAVILAGGATLARDLPIPGRDLDGIHQAMEYLTPSNRLQAGDLSTTPISARGKRVIIIGGGDTGADCLGTAHRQDAASVHQFEIMPRPPDQRADSTPWPVWPLMYRVSAAHEEGGQREFAINTEEFVGDSGGHVTALRTHRVDMTFRDGRPAFERLDDSTEEYPADLVLLALGFAGPDRSPMLEQLGVVMTDRGNVARDHRWATNIEGVFVAGDMGRGQSLIVWAIAEGRSCAAAADRYLMGDTMLPDPVTPTDTPWR
- a CDS encoding DNA polymerase IV produces the protein MDEPRIAEPILHVDMDAFYVEVERLDNPGLVGQPVVVGGEGPRGVVASASYEARATGVHSAMPMSTARRTSPGLVIVPPRHRRYGEISERVFSIFRDFTPLVQGLSVDEAFLDVRGLRRHYPDSRAVAEAIRARIRDELILPASVGAATSLYLAKMASGYAKPDGVLIVTEGSEKAFLEHLDVRELWGVGKSTGSKLASMGIGTIGQLAGVPLPLLRRHLGEATGSHLHRLANGIDERVVEPRSDAKSISVEQTFEHDISGAEALRSQLLRQADQVAWRLRRAGLSGRTVSLKLRFPDFRTITRAETLPSATDVSTVLYRSCCRLLDRTGVGDRPVRLLGVAVSGLQPGDAPRQMMAGHEERWENLAETVDDLRVRFGRHAVEPARLRGEESDPAHDARG